TCCGCTAAAGGAGCTCAAACTCGCTTCGCTCAAACAGTCGCTCCTTTTTAACGCTCCATTCCGGCTGATTTCTTCACGCAAAAAAAAGGAGGCCGGTCCTTTGGGTTTATGTAGCCGCTGCAATTCCGGGGCGGTTCAACATTGTTCGCTCCGCTCACTCGTTTTGGGGTGGGCTTGGCTTTGCCTTCGCTTTTAGTTTTTTGTGCCCTCATTGCTTTTGTACTTTTCCTTTTGTTCCCGTTCCAGTTTTTTCTCTCGTTTGGTGTTTGCTCGGCTTCGCCTTCACTTTTCGTTTTCGTTCTCGGTTGGGGTGGAATAAATCAGCTTATATATAAGGTATAGAAAATGAGCAATGAAACTGTATTTACGCGTAAAGAGGAGTGTGGATTTGGACCAAGCGAGCAAAGCAAAGCGCAATCCCACGAAGGACCGGCCTCATGATCGCAGCGTAAAGCGGAGTGAGTTGGTGAAGCTTTAAAAAGAAAAAGCTGTTTGAGCGCAGCGAGTTCTTTTTCTTTAGCGTAACCTGCTCACGTAGTAGCGTAGAGCGTGCAGCCGTGATTTTTTGGTTCTTTTGTATCCAGACAAAAGAACAGGCATTCAAACCAGCAAAAGCTTAATAACCAAAACTGAGCTTTTGATTCCTTTTTATATAGACCAAAAATAAATCTCTTATTGTAAAACAGACTGATTTTGCAAAACATAGTTGCAAAACCCGCAAAAGGACCGGCCTCATGATCGCAGCGTAAAGCGGAGTGAGTTGGTGTAGCGTTAAAAAGAAAAAGCTGTTTGAGCGTAGCGAGTTCTTTTTCTTTAGCGTAACCAGCTTGCGTAGTAGCGGAGAGCGTGCAGCCTTGAACTTTTGGTTCTTTTGGTTCAAGCCAAAAGAACAGGCATTACAAACCAATCCGTTTCCCGTTACCCTCAATAATTGTCTTATAATTTTCCCTCATCTCTTGCGGTAGAAAAGAGTTATCAACAAGCTCCATCCAATGAGGTATAGCTTTTCCGAATTTTGAAAAGATATTTTCGATTACCTTTTCCTCGAGTCCTGAGCTTCCGAAAGCCGTTTCAAAATCGCTTCTTTTCAGCCTCCTTTTCTTCCCGTTCAGTGCCAGTGCCAGCTCTTCCGTATCTTCCGGCATTACTAGTGCAGTCGACAGCAGATCATAGGCAGGTGTTAAAATATATCTTCCCCGTGAGGTGCTATACAACGAAAAATTCTTCAGATGCATGTCCGCGTTGCCGGTGAGCCACGAAAACAGCACCTGTTCCCAGAAGTTAACCACATCCAGCATTGGCGAACTCGAGTAGGAGAGTATCAGTTTCGCAATTTGCTCGTACGACCCCTTGTATTTATATTCCGTAAGCCGTTCCGATAGCTGGCACATGTCTTCCATCGGAAACTTATTCCCTTTCTTGTCCCGGTCAATCCTGCGGGTGATGTAACATAGCTCACCATCGGCAAATCTGATCAGCGAATGAGGCACGACAGCCATTTTAGCTGTTTCGGCCAGGTGCATAGTCAGGTCCTCCAACTCCGGAAGGTGAGGGTAAAGTTCGGTCTGAGGCTTCAGGATAAACCGTCCCCATAGCCCCACGATGGTAAACCTTTGAGGAACTGTTTTGTCCTTTTCTTTTCTCATGTCTACCGACAGTTTAGGCTGAACCCCGGTCAGAACGGTCCTGCTGCGTATCACCTCTTCGCCCAGTTCCGGAAGAAGCTGACGGGTATACGGCAGCACAGGAGGAATGCTGGTTCCAAATATCTTCCTGGAGCAGGCCGGATGAAAGTCTATCTGACCATCTTTCAGCTCTTTATAGCAATACAAACATTTATTCATTTCCTTTTTCTGTTGAAGTTGGGACAATGCTCACTGCACCAATGCAATCCTTGCAGCAAGCCAATAGTAACGACATCCGGTCGCGACTGTCAATTTTCCAGTTGCGTTCGGCGATGTTCAGCAGCCATCCCTCGGGTATCAGGCCATCGAAGAATGGGAATAGCACCATGCTTTTGTATGGTTTTCCCGATATCGGCAGAGTAAGGCTCACCGCTTCGGACGCATCACTTTGCAGGTAATCCTCGTCATATTCGAAAGTGAATCCGCTTTCATCTTCCGTCAGCCTACCAGCCAACTTGTCGTGTAAAAATACATCCGCCTGTTTCATAATCCCCATTTAGATTTGTCCATCGGTACCGGTCCCAGCTCAGTGCCAAACAAGTTCAATACACTATTCACTTTATCTATCCGCATGGTCTGCTTCCCCTGTTCCAGTTCGCGGATAAACCGAAGTCCCACCCCCGCCTTTTCCGACAGGTCGGTTTGCGTAAGATGATGCAGCTTTCGCATCTGCTTCACATAGTCCGATAGTGATATATATTCCATATTATACCCTTTTGGGTGTAAATATATTAATTTATTTGGTATTTATACCCAATAAGGTATAAAATTATAGTTTTCAGTATAAATTATACCCGAACGGTTATAATTGTCTGTACTTTTGGCTTGACTCAAAAGTACCAAAAAGTTAATTTGCAGGTTTTTCATCTTTTTGATGATTTTAATTGCTTGTAATTTAGGCTGTTACAGTAGTGTCAAAAGTTGATTTGCAGGTTTTTCAATCTTTGTTGGTTTCAATTGCTTGTACTTTTGGCTTGACCCAAAAGTACCAAAAGCTCAAGGCTGCCTTTTTTTTGCTAAAATCAGTCTGCATTCCGCTAAAGGAGCTCAAACTCGCTTCGCTCAGACAGTCGCTCCTTTTTAACGCTCCATTCCGGCTGATTTCTTCACGCAAAAAAAAGGAGGCCAGTCCTTTGGGTTTCTGTAGCCGCTGCAATTTCTGGAGACTCAGCATTGCTCGGCTTTGCCTCGCTCGCTATGGGGTGGGCTCGGCTTTGCCTTCGCTTTTTGTTTTCGTCCGTTTTGGTGTGAAATAAATCAGCCTATATATAAGGTATAGCAAACCAGCGAAGCAACGCTGAAACCCGCAGAAGAATTGACCCTGTGATTTCAGCGTAAAGTGGAGTTGGTGGGATTTGGACCAAGCGAGCAAAGCAAAGCGCAATCCCACGAAGGATCGGCCTCATGATCGCAGCGTAAAGCGAAGTGAGTTGGTGAAGCGTTAAAAAGAAAAAGCTGTTTGAGCGCAGCGAGTTCTTTTTCTTTAGCGTAACCTGCTCACGTAGTAGCGTAGATCGTGCAGCCGTGATTTTTTGGTTCTTTTGTATCCAGACAAAAGAACAGGCATTCAAACCAGCAAAAGCTTAATAACCAAAACTGAGCTTTTGATTCCTTTTGAGATAGACCAAAAATAAATCTCTTATCGTAAAACAGACTGATTTTGCAAAACATAGCTGCAAAACCAGAATAAGGACCGGCCTCATGATCGCAGCGTAAAGCGGAGTGAGTTGGTGAAGCGTTAAAAAGAAAAAGCTGTTTGAGCGTAGCGAGTTCTTTTTCTTTAGCGTAACCAGCTCACGTAGTAGCGTAGAGCGTGCAGCCTTGAACTTTTGGTTCTTTTGGGTCAAGCCAAAAGAACAAGCATTCAAACCAGCTAAGGATTGAAAAACAAAAATTGAGCTTTTGATTCCTTTTGGGTCAAGCTAAAAGTGCCTGCATTTGTATCCAGACAAAAGAACAGGCATTCAAACCAGCTAAGGATTGAAAAACAAAAATTGAGCTTTTGAATCCTTTTAGGTCAATCCAAAAAAAACAAAATTGGATTTTGGATTCCTTCCCGGTTAATCAAAATAATGCTTTAAAAATAAAAGGTAGATTTTTCTAAGTAGAAAAACGTGGTAAAAAATACGTATAAAGCAAACATTGGGGAAATTGTACTTTTTATATTGAAAAATAAAATAAAGCAACATCGTATATTTCTCGAATTACTACATATTAACATATAAAAACACAACATTCTTTAAAAAATAGATCATTTTAAACCACTCAAAATAAAGGATATTAACAATAAGGTTCATTTTACCACCTCAAAAACATGAGAATTAATGTATATTATTACGTTATATTTATGCATTTTGGAGATTATTTCCTCGCGCTAACCCAAAACAAAGGCGGGAGCCGCCCTCCCCAGAGCCGCCCCCCGCCTTTCATTCTTCATCTTACTACGGGCATGCTCAGAGCCACCAGCTCCTTCCACTAACCACCGCAATAGGAGAGAATCCTTTCCCAATCCCGATTCCATCCCTCGCTCGCTGCAACCTTCTGAACGCCACTACAAACAAAAGGCGGAAACAGCCTTCCAAAAGCCATTCCCGCCTTCCGCATACCCTCTCAATAGGGGAGTGGTCATTCCCTAGGAGCATCCCCGCCTTCCCCAAACCCCAGCAAAACGAACAACCTTTTCCCGGCTTAGCTCCACAGTTCATCCCTTACCTCAAAGCAGGGGCATTCCTTGGTGCGTTCCCAGGGGTCTACAATTCCGTTGTAGTTCTTGTCCGGACTCAGGTCCCGATGCCCCAGTACTTCCGCCTCCGGGTGCTCCGTCAGCAGTCTGCTCACCAGGGCGTGCATGGCAATGCGTTGCGGCAGCGTGCGCGTATCGGCTGCCCGTCCGTTCACGTCAAGTCCACCTTCGTAGCAGATGCCAATGGAGCGCGCGTTGTACCCCCGGGCATGCGCACCCGCCTCGTCCAGCGGTCGCATGGGTTCCACCTTTCCGTTTTTGCGGATGTAGAAGTGGTATCCCCACGAACTGAATCCCCTCACTTTGTGCGCCGCGTTTATGTCCTGCGCCGTCACGTCCCTGTCCACCCGTGTGGCGGAGCAGTGAATCACTATCAAATCTATTTCTCTCATAATCAACTGTTTTACGCCGTTCCTTCTCTGGCTTTTAATTTTCCCTTCCAATTCTCAGGAGAAGATTCCCTCTTTCGCTCCCGAAACCGTTTCTTTTGCCCAGACCGATGACTTGTCTTCCGATTGAAGCTTCCCTTCGATTCCCGGAGATAACCCCTCTCTCGCTCCCAAAATCATCTTCCTGTACTAAGGCTGATAAACCTAATCTCCCAACCAGACTTCTTCTGATGGAAGATAAGTCCGATAGCCCCTGCTTCCCGATGATTCAACCACAGAAAGCCCCCCTTTCCATAAAGGGGAGCCTTCCATCACTAGCACTATTGCCTCTCTTTGCAGCCCGGCACCTGGCACTGGTTCTTCAGCGCCTCGTTCAGCTGCTCGTGAAGCTTGTTTATCTCCATATACATCCTTCGCACCTTCTCGGATAGCTCAAAGTAGTCGCACTCAAAGCGACCCAGCTGCTCCATCAGGTAGTCGTACTGGCTCTTCACCAGTTCGGTGAATTCCTGCAAATGCTGTGCATCGCGCTTCTTCAAGAACGGAAGCACTATCTGCAGAATTCTGATTATTCCATCGATTGGTTTCATAGACCTTCTTCCGGAATTTCAGGCTCTTTCGCTGCCTGCTTCGGCAACACAGGTACCTGGCTGTACGACAAGGTTTTCATCATATCCACCAGCATTTCGCCCGGGCGGAACACAATCTTACTGCCGCGAATCATCGAAGCGTTATACTCCTTCTCGGTTTCGGCCCCGTCGCCGGTCAGCGAAATCTGGAAGCTGCCGAAGTTGCCCAGACGCACAATCTTGCCGTCTTCCAGGGCATAAATCATCGACTCCACAATCGCTTCAATCACACCCGCCATATCCGCACGGGTCACGGTACACCGGCTCTTCACGTCCTTGCACAGCCTGTTGAAATTCAACTCGCCATTGGCTTGCGCCAGTGCGTAATACTTCCCCACGTCGTCAATCTTCCCCGGGTTCTTTCTCAATACTACAGAATAATTTACACTCATCTCTTTACTTTTTTAAAGGTTCATACTGCAGGAAAGCGCTTTCCTTTTCTTGTTAACACCCTAAAGATACCCATTCTTCCGCCCATCCATACAACAGAGTGCATTGCAGTGCATCGTGCTGCATTACAGGCTTCTTAATAGGTTTTTAGTGCACCAAAAGCTTGCGTATGTGCCAATTATTTAGTAAATTCATGCAACATAAACCACAAAATACAACTACTATGGAACAAGAATTCAGAATCCGGAGTTACTCCAAGTTAGAGCTCGCCATCCTGTACAACCCCTCCATGAGCATCCCCTCGGCACTGCGCACCCTTTCGCGCTGGATCGCGGCCAACCACCGGCTGTGCGAAGAGCTGGCCATGCTCAACTACAACCCGCGCAACCGCATCTTCACGCCCCGCCAGGTGCAGGCCATCGTTACTTACCTGGGCGAACCGTGATTTCTGATTTTCATTCCAATAGATTGATCCTCAGTATGATGCACGAAGAGGTAAGGGGATGGAGGTTAGATTTAGGCCCGATGCCGTTTAATGTAAGCCGAAGGGAGTAATAAAACTGCTTCAAAAGATTGATTCTCAGTATTATGAAAGATGGGGTGGGGAGGATGAGAGGTGAATTCAGGTTGATGCAGATTGCAGTAAACCCCGCAAAGCCGGTGCAGAAACCGGGGCATAGTGCGGAGAAAAGGCAGAAACCAAGATTAACTGTTAAATAGTTTCCAGTTATGATATTTTGTGTATATATTTGCCGAAAATAGAAAACGAGCGTTCTTTTTATATACCCGCTTATGAGCACTAAAAACATTCAATTACTATTACTGGTTGCCGTGGCAGTAATCTTTACCGCCTGCAAGTCCACAAAACATATCGCCTATCTGCAAGGCGCAGAGTCACTTTCGGTTGCACAGCTGGCTCAGGGAAAACAACAACCCGTTTCCACCATTAAGCCCAACGATGTGCTTCGCATAGTAGTAAGCGGATCCGAAGATGCCGATACCTACATCCCGTTCAACCTGATGGTGGCACTCCCCTCGGGCGAAAGCTCCACCTACTCAAGCCCCACGCTGCAGAGTTACCTGGTAAACAGCAAGGGCGAGATCGATTTCCCCGTGCTGGGCAAGCTTCAGGTGTTGAATCAAACCACCACCCAGGTGGCCGATATGATAACCGCGAAACTGCGCGACTACCTCAAGGGCGACGTCGTGGTGACCGTACGTTTCATCAACTATAAAATATCCGTGTTGGGCGAGGTGAACAGACCCGGAGCCTACACCATCCGGAACGAAAAAGTGAGCCTGCTCGAAGCCCTCTCCCTGGCGGGCGACCTCACCATTTATGGTCGCAGAGATGTGGTGAAAATCCTCCGCGAAGGACCCGGTGGTCAGAAAAAGATCATCACCCTCAACCTCAACGACAAGAACCTGCTCCTCTCACCCTACTTCTACCTTCAGCAAGGCGATGTAGTGTACGTAGAGCCCAATAAAGCCAAAGCCAAAGGTTCCGACGTAGGAGCCGCCACCAGCCTCTGGCTCTCAGTAACCTCCATCGTAATCGGAGTAGCCTCCCTAATGGTTACCCTGCTAAAGAAATAATGTAGATAGAGCGAGGTAGCGAAGCGAACAAAGCGTAAAGCGAAGCCGAAGGCAAGCCCACCCCATAGCGAGCGAGGCAAAGCCGAGCAAAGCTGAGAGCGAAGCGTAAGCGAGCCCACCTCAAAACGAGTGAGCGAAGCGAACAATGTTAAGCGTCCCGAAATTGCAGCCCCAACGGAAACCCAGAAGGACTGGCCTCATGATCGCAGCAAAGCATCAAAAACGGAAGAAGACCGGCCTCACTTTTTTTTGCGTGAAGAAATCAACCGTAATGGAGCGTTAAAAAGGAGCGACTGTCTGAGCGAAGCGAGTTTGAGCTCCTTTAGCGAAATGCAGGTTGATTTTAGCAAAAAAAATGCAGCCTTGACCTTTTGGTTCTTTTGGGTCAAGCCAAAAGAACAGAAGAACGAGCTTAAAATCAAAAATTAAACA
The Bacteroides sedimenti genome window above contains:
- a CDS encoding HipA domain-containing protein, which produces MNKCLYCYKELKDGQIDFHPACSRKIFGTSIPPVLPYTRQLLPELGEEVIRSRTVLTGVQPKLSVDMRKEKDKTVPQRFTIVGLWGRFILKPQTELYPHLPELEDLTMHLAETAKMAVVPHSLIRFADGELCYITRRIDRDKKGNKFPMEDMCQLSERLTEYKYKGSYEQIAKLILSYSSSPMLDVVNFWEQVLFSWLTGNADMHLKNFSLYSTSRGRYILTPAYDLLSTALVMPEDTEELALALNGKKRRLKRSDFETAFGSSGLEEKVIENIFSKFGKAIPHWMELVDNSFLPQEMRENYKTIIEGNGKRIGL
- a CDS encoding HipA N-terminal domain-containing protein — protein: MKQADVFLHDKLAGRLTEDESGFTFEYDEDYLQSDASEAVSLTLPISGKPYKSMVLFPFFDGLIPEGWLLNIAERNWKIDSRDRMSLLLACCKDCIGAVSIVPTSTEKGNE
- a CDS encoding helix-turn-helix transcriptional regulator, whose protein sequence is MEYISLSDYVKQMRKLHHLTQTDLSEKAGVGLRFIRELEQGKQTMRIDKVNSVLNLFGTELGPVPMDKSKWGL
- a CDS encoding N-acetylmuramoyl-L-alanine amidase, whose protein sequence is MREIDLIVIHCSATRVDRDVTAQDINAAHKVRGFSSWGYHFYIRKNGKVEPMRPLDEAGAHARGYNARSIGICYEGGLDVNGRAADTRTLPQRIAMHALVSRLLTEHPEAEVLGHRDLSPDKNYNGIVDPWERTKECPCFEVRDELWS
- a CDS encoding HU family DNA-binding protein, whose product is MSVNYSVVLRKNPGKIDDVGKYYALAQANGELNFNRLCKDVKSRCTVTRADMAGVIEAIVESMIYALEDGKIVRLGNFGSFQISLTGDGAETEKEYNASMIRGSKIVFRPGEMLVDMMKTLSYSQVPVLPKQAAKEPEIPEEGL
- a CDS encoding DUF4248 domain-containing protein; protein product: MEQEFRIRSYSKLELAILYNPSMSIPSALRTLSRWIAANHRLCEELAMLNYNPRNRIFTPRQVQAIVTYLGEP
- a CDS encoding polysaccharide biosynthesis/export family protein, which encodes MSTKNIQLLLLVAVAVIFTACKSTKHIAYLQGAESLSVAQLAQGKQQPVSTIKPNDVLRIVVSGSEDADTYIPFNLMVALPSGESSTYSSPTLQSYLVNSKGEIDFPVLGKLQVLNQTTTQVADMITAKLRDYLKGDVVVTVRFINYKISVLGEVNRPGAYTIRNEKVSLLEALSLAGDLTIYGRRDVVKILREGPGGQKKIITLNLNDKNLLLSPYFYLQQGDVVYVEPNKAKAKGSDVGAATSLWLSVTSIVIGVASLMVTLLKK